One genomic segment of Paraburkholderia caffeinilytica includes these proteins:
- a CDS encoding MerR family transcriptional regulator: protein MNTQYTITELAREFDVTPRAIRFYEDQGLLSPSREGSSGLRRVYSGRDRTRLKLTLRGKRLGFTLSEIRDLLDVYESPTDTVPQLHAFLATVARHREVLERQLEDLNATLEDLAQYEAQARALLEGGSRETRSA from the coding sequence ATGAACACGCAATACACGATCACCGAGCTCGCGCGGGAATTCGACGTCACGCCGCGGGCGATCCGTTTCTACGAAGACCAGGGTTTACTCTCGCCCAGCCGCGAGGGATCGAGCGGCCTGCGGCGCGTCTATTCGGGCCGCGACCGAACCCGCCTGAAGCTTACCCTGCGCGGCAAGCGTCTCGGCTTCACGCTGTCGGAGATCCGCGACCTGCTCGACGTCTACGAGTCGCCGACCGACACCGTGCCGCAGTTGCACGCCTTCCTTGCCACGGTGGCGCGCCATCGCGAGGTGCTCGAACGCCAACTGGAAGACCTGAACGCGACGCTCGAAGACCTCGCGCAGTACGAAGCTCAGGCGAGAGCGCTGCTGGAAGGCGGTTCACGCGAAACCAGGTCCGCCTGA